The Argentina anserina chromosome 3, drPotAnse1.1, whole genome shotgun sequence genome includes a region encoding these proteins:
- the LOC126789162 gene encoding early nodulin-like protein 2: MEFGRFLSLLFLVCLTTFLPATEGYRFYVGGRDGWVLKPSESYNHWAERNRFLVNDTLYFKYNKGSDSVLVVNKDSFFNCNTSNPIQKLEEGNSEFKFDSSGPFYFISGQPGNCANGQKLIIIVLAVRHRQTPPAQPSLAAPPQGSAPALAPSSSSTSSPSQAPSSNPTTSPVPAPAAATTPTLSPPSPMETTPTPSGDAPSGDASPPPPGSNQDSTAPSGAYGVTASSVLVSSVVVLVSLLL, from the exons ATGGAGTTTGGGAGGTTTCTGTCCCTCTTGTTCTTGGTGTGCTTGACGACTTTTCTCCCTGCAACAGAAGGTTACAGGTTTTACGTTGGTGGGAGAGATGGATGGGTTTTGAAACCATCTGAGAGTTACAATCACTGGGCTGAGAGGAACAGGTTCCTTGTCAATGACACCCTCT ATTTCAAGTACAACAAAGGATCGGACTCTGTTCTGGTAGTGAACAAAGACAGCTTCTTCAACTGCAACACAAGCAACCCCATTCAGAAGCTAGAAGAGGGCAACTCCGAGTTCAAGTTTGATAGTTCTGGACCATTCTACTTCATCAGTGGCCAACCTGGTAACTGCGCAAATGGTCAGAAGCTGATCATCATCGTTCTCGCCGTCAGGCACAGGCAAACTCCACCGGCTCAGCCTTCTTTGGCTGCGCCACCCCAAGGCTCGGCCCCAGCTCTAgctccatcatcatcatcaacatcatcacCCTCACAGGCGCCAAGTTCTAACCCAACAACATCTCCCGTTCCAGCTCCGGCGGCCGCTACTACTCCAACCTTGTCCCCTCCCAGCCCCATGGAGACTACACCAACACCGTCCGGAGATGCTCCGTCCGGGGACGCGTCGCCACCACCACCAGGGTCTAACCAGGACTCAACAGCACCGTCCGGAGCGTATGGTGTAACGGCATCGAGTGTGTTGGTGTCTtcggttgttgttttggtcaGCTTGCTTTTATGA
- the LOC126789150 gene encoding GTPase-activating protein GYP1 yields MRNSNNKSNQSSGGEEHHNSQESSISTPESRFNQTLRNVQGLLKGRSMPGKVLLTRRSESNTQEPALNYARNFSYNDAETSVSISKALEEAFESPSEPNTSENLNNSKPSIPNVENLPKGPPKSVIGARATDSARVLKFTKVLSGTTVILEKLRELAWSGIPPYMRPDVWRLLLGYAPSNSDRREGVLRRKRLEYLDCVSQYYDIPDTERSDDEINMLRQISVDCPRTVPDVSFFQQEQVQKSLERILYTWAIRHPASGYVQGINDLVTPFLVVFLSEFLDGSVDSWSISELSTDQISTVEADCYWCLSKLLDGMQDHYTFAQPGIQRLVFKLKELVRRIDEPVSRHVEEQGLEFLQFAFRWFNCLLIREIPFQLISRLWDTYLAEGDALPDFLVYIFASFLLTWSEELKKLDFQELVMFLQHLPTNNWTDKELEMVLSRAFMWHSMFNSSPRHLATG; encoded by the exons ATGAGGAACAGCAACAACAAAAGCAATCAAAGCTCTGGTGGAGAAGAGCATCACAACTCCCAGGAAAGTTCCATCTCAACCCCTGAATCCAGATTCAACCAGACCCTCCGAAATGTCCAAGG GTTGCTCAAAGGTCGCAGTATGCCTGGTAAAGTATTACTGACTAGGAGATCAGAATCAAACACACAAGAACCAGCACTAAATTATGCAAGGAACTTCTCATACAATGATGCTGAAACAAGTGTTAGCATATCTAAGGCATTGGAG GAAGCATTTGAGAGCCCAAGTGAGCCGAACACCAGTGAAAATCTAAACAACTCAAAACCATCAATCCCGAATGTTGAGAATCTTCCCAAAGGACCTCCGAAATCTGTGATTGGTGCTAGAGCAACTGATTCTGCTCGAGTTCTGAAGTTCACAAAGGTCCTTTCTGGGACCACTGTCATATTAG agaagttgcGTGAGTTGGCTTGGAGTGGCATACCACCTTATATGCGACCTGATGTGTGGAGGCTTCTTTTG GGATATGCACCATCTAATTCAGATAGAAGGGAGGGAGTTCTAAGAAGGAAGCGCCTTGAGTATCTTGACTGTGTTTCTCAGTACTATGACATTCCGGATACTGAGCGTTCAGATGATGAGATAAACATGCTTCGTCAG ATTTCTGTTGATTGCCCAAGAACCGTGCCAGATGTGTCTTTTTTTCAGCAGGAGCAAGTCCAGAAATCGTTGGAGCGCATCCTTTACACATG GGCCATTCGACATCCTGCAAGTGGATATGTTCAGGGAATAAATGATCTAGTTACTCCCTTTCTTGTGGTTTTCTTGTCAGAATTTCTGGACGGTAGTGTGGACAGTTGGTCAATCTCTGAGCTCTCCACTGATCAAATATCTACAGTAGAGGCTGATTGCTATTGGTGCCTATCAAAGCTACTTGATGGTATGCAAGACCATTACACATTTGCTCAGCCAGGGATCCAGAGGCTTGTATTTAAGTTAAAGGAATTGGTCAGGCGAATTGATG AACCTGTATCTAGACATGTGGAGGAGCAAGGGCTGGAATTTCTTCAGTTTGCTTTCCGGTGGTTCAACTGTCTTTTGATACGCGAG ATTCCCTTCCAACTAATTTCCCGCCTGTGGGATACATATCTTGCTGAGGGAGATGCATTGCCAGATTTCCTTGTGTATATATTTGCCAGCTTTCTTTTAACG TGGTCAGAGGAGCTCAAGAAGCTTGATTTCCAAGAGTTGGTTATGTTTCTTCAACACCTACCAACTAATAACTGGACTGACAAGGAACTTGAGATGGTGCTTTCAAGAGCTTTCATGTGGCACAGTATGTTCAACAGCTCTCCCAGACATTTAGCCACCGGCTGA
- the LOC126788805 gene encoding uncharacterized protein LOC126788805: MGFGPVHIVRGIKLNVELCKMLLSNFDFKNSTVKIHGRNLSINAKDVERVMGLRCRGTEVDMNCSTDDPVLVDLKRRVCGDDTDISLKKLRGMILPTYDDEELWKVCFALYALVTVFCSSRSCYVYPRLMVPLKNPGLIRTHNWAGFVFSKLGKGVNAYQSGEPIHVGGCLIFLQLFYLSVLGEKMFVFPSMCLHVLSWGQNECERMYQRIEEAGGFYATDGVWVSRRNCGGRSCEYSGSVDYSTGLKTNVVDGRTEVRDGGCANCSWKFGNNNL, from the coding sequence ATGGGTTTTGGACCGGTTCACATAGTCAGAGGTATTAAGTTGAACGTTGAGCTATGCAAAATGTTATTGTCAAATTTTGACTTTAAGAATTCGACGGTTAAGATACATGGGCGCAACCTTTCCATCAACGCCAAGGACGTGGAACGCGTTATGGGACTGAGGTGTAGGGGGACTGAAGTGGATATGAACTGCTCAACTGATGATCCGGTTTTAGTTGATCTGAAGAGAAGGGTATGCGGCGATGATACAGACATATCTTTGAAGAAATTGAGGGGTATGATTTTGCCCACTTATGATGACGAAGAGTTGTGGAAGGTTTGTTTTGCGCTTTATGCCCTTGTCACCGTGTTTTGTTCGTCAAGATCATGTTATGTATATCCAAGACTGATGGTGCCATTGAAGAACCCAGGTCTGATTAGGACCCATAATTGGGCGGGGTTTGTATTTTCAAAGTTGGGTAAGGGAGTTAATGCCTATCAGAGTGGTGAACCAATTCACGTCGGTGGTTGTTTGATATTCCTACAGCTGTTCTATCTCAGTGTACTTGGTGAGAAAATGTTTGTTTTTCCCAGCATGTGTCTACATGTTTTGTCCTGGGGCCAAAATGAGTGCGAGAGAATGTATCAGAGGATTGAAGAAGCTGGTGGATTCTATGCGACTGATGGTGTTTGGGTGAGTCGGAGAAATTGTGGAGGGAGATCGTGTGAGTATTCAGGTTCTGTGGATTACAGTACTGGTTTGAAAACTAATGTTGTTGATGGGCGAACTGAAGTCCGAGATGGGGGATGTGCAAACTGCAGTTGGAAGTTTGGAAACAATAatctatga